The following proteins are co-located in the Ancylothrix sp. D3o genome:
- a CDS encoding tetratricopeptide repeat protein → MALAIGSFAPAAFGQALLPHTLQVDPVQMEKTGISVAEEALQLARFRQYELAIPRAELATQLAPQSYQTWALLGTLYIETKEVEKGISALQKARQLNPKEAAILFSLGSARFQQENYSAAIEELKAGLALKPNVPGALFDLGNAYYKLSQYSEAVANYEKAFAAEKNFWPAINNIGLVKYENGDIEGAIQRWQTAISIDSKAAEPMLALGVAFYTKGEKEKGLATAQAALKLDVRYADVEFLKENLWGNRLLADTQKLLQTPQIQATVAQSQSQ, encoded by the coding sequence ATGGCTCTCGCTATCGGGAGTTTTGCCCCGGCTGCGTTTGGACAAGCACTCTTGCCCCATACTTTACAAGTCGATCCGGTGCAAATGGAAAAAACCGGCATCAGCGTTGCCGAAGAAGCCCTCCAGTTAGCCCGCTTTCGTCAATATGAACTTGCGATTCCCAGAGCCGAACTGGCTACCCAACTGGCACCGCAAAGTTATCAAACCTGGGCCTTGCTAGGAACCCTTTACATTGAAACAAAAGAAGTAGAAAAGGGAATTTCTGCCCTACAAAAAGCTCGCCAGCTTAACCCAAAAGAAGCGGCAATCTTATTCTCGCTTGGTTCAGCACGCTTTCAGCAGGAAAACTATTCTGCTGCCATTGAAGAATTAAAAGCCGGTTTAGCATTAAAACCTAATGTTCCGGGTGCGTTATTTGATTTGGGAAATGCCTATTACAAACTCAGCCAATATTCAGAAGCGGTTGCGAACTACGAAAAAGCCTTTGCTGCGGAGAAAAACTTCTGGCCGGCCATCAACAATATCGGCTTAGTAAAATATGAAAACGGCGATATTGAAGGCGCAATTCAGAGGTGGCAAACAGCGATTTCTATTGATAGCAAAGCCGCCGAACCTATGTTAGCCCTGGGAGTTGCCTTTTACACCAAAGGCGAAAAAGAAAAAGGTTTAGCAACAGCCCAAGCAGCCCTTAAACTTGATGTCCGCTATGCTGATGTAGAATTTCTCAAAGAGAACTTGTGGGGAAATCGTTTGCTCGCAGATACCCAAAAATTATTACAAACACCCCAAATTCAAGCCACCGTTGCTCAGAGCCAAAGCCAATAA
- a CDS encoding response regulator: MKTVLIVEDDQVNARVFSKILTKRGGLAVKHTENVEEVMEIAKRREVDIILMDVSLARSVYKGRAVDGIKITQMLKSDPDTANLPIILVTAHAMAGDREQFLEQSGADGYISKPVVDHQEFVSQIMALLPKE, encoded by the coding sequence ATGAAAACGGTTTTGATTGTTGAGGACGATCAGGTTAATGCGCGGGTCTTTTCTAAAATATTGACCAAGCGGGGGGGCTTAGCTGTTAAACATACCGAAAATGTTGAAGAGGTAATGGAAATTGCTAAACGTCGGGAAGTGGATATTATTTTAATGGATGTGTCTCTGGCTCGCAGTGTGTACAAAGGAAGAGCGGTAGATGGTATTAAAATTACCCAGATGTTAAAGTCTGATCCTGATACGGCAAATCTTCCGATTATCCTAGTAACTGCTCATGCAATGGCCGGTGATCGTGAGCAATTTTTAGAGCAGAGTGGGGCGGATGGTTATATTTCTAAGCCAGTAGTTGATCATCAAGAATTTGTCTCTCAAATTATGGCTTTGCTGCCGAAAGAATAA
- a CDS encoding DNA topoisomerase (ATP-hydrolyzing) subunit A, protein MAKQLNLLSTGQVIPTALHTEMQQSYLEYAMSVIVGRALPDVRDGLKPVHRRILYAMHELGLTPDRPYRKCARVVGDVLGKYHPHGDQAVYDALVRMVQNFSTRYPLLDGHGNFGSVDNDPPAAMRYTETRLAPVSSDAMLSEIESATVDFIGNFDNSQQEPVVLPAQLPVLLLNGCSGIAVGMATNIPPHNLSEVVDGLIALIDKPDLTDKELFKMIPGPDFPTGGEIIDTDGIKSAYTTGKGSIVVRGITKIEEIQAKGRHRRNAIVVTELPFQVNKAAWIEKIAELVNAGKIEGISDIRDESDREGMRVVVELKREIDPQVILQHLYHQTALQSTFGAILLALVDQQPRQLTLRQLLQHFLNFREQTLTRRYTHELQKTEDRLHVVEGLLAALSNLDRLIEILRSSPDGTTAKVSLGTRLHLSERQADAILAMPMRRLTGLERQNLQTEFNELTQRRQQLKLLLDDRGELLKALKKDLRSLKKKYGDERRTRIVKVSAVSAPPPASSKKGDGSKRAEPEAKKGKKAEVVESLPSVPVEEAVLEMTQRGYVRRLPVEQNGKKKGKKVEVAVAEDVVLSVPAKTNQDILVLTRTGKAFSLKVGDVPDSSQAGRLRHSKGTPLVTLLPASAQSDPDGIVATFVIDDYLDKMTLIMVSEQGRIKRIPLLELESVSARGLVVMKLKDDDALVYAELAGAGGDVILATSGGRLLRFPLSEEQLPVTGRGAQGLQGVRLSNEHLVGCAVVSPGSELLLVTQLGYAKRMMLKSVRTAKRGDIGTQMIRFGSKTDSLAAMVLVSGGEVMVVSSFDRVLRVPVGEVAPGMKDDAGSRLRVLNAGEKVVSVRAIRVE, encoded by the coding sequence ATGGCCAAACAGTTAAACTTGCTCTCCACAGGACAGGTTATCCCCACTGCCTTGCACACTGAGATGCAGCAGTCTTATCTCGAATATGCCATGAGTGTGATCGTGGGGCGAGCTTTGCCTGATGTGCGCGATGGCCTCAAACCAGTTCACCGGCGCATTCTCTACGCCATGCACGAACTGGGACTGACTCCCGACCGGCCTTATCGTAAATGCGCCCGCGTGGTGGGGGATGTTTTGGGCAAATACCACCCTCACGGCGATCAGGCGGTTTACGATGCTTTGGTGCGGATGGTGCAAAATTTTTCTACCCGCTACCCCCTGCTGGATGGTCACGGAAACTTTGGTTCTGTGGATAATGACCCCCCAGCAGCCATGCGCTACACTGAAACCCGCCTTGCCCCCGTTTCTAGCGATGCGATGCTGAGTGAAATTGAATCAGCAACGGTGGATTTTATCGGTAACTTTGATAACTCTCAGCAAGAACCTGTTGTGCTTCCTGCTCAGTTGCCGGTGTTGTTACTCAATGGTTGTTCGGGTATTGCTGTGGGGATGGCAACTAATATTCCGCCGCATAATTTAAGTGAAGTTGTCGATGGTTTAATTGCCCTTATCGATAAGCCAGACTTGACGGATAAAGAGTTATTTAAAATGATTCCGGGGCCCGATTTCCCGACTGGTGGCGAAATTATTGATACAGATGGCATTAAGTCGGCCTACACCACCGGCAAGGGCAGTATTGTGGTGCGGGGAATTACTAAAATTGAGGAAATTCAAGCCAAAGGCAGACACCGCCGCAATGCTATTGTGGTTACGGAGTTACCTTTTCAGGTCAATAAGGCCGCTTGGATTGAAAAAATTGCTGAACTGGTCAACGCTGGCAAAATTGAGGGCATTTCGGATATTCGAGATGAAAGTGACCGTGAAGGGATGCGGGTGGTTGTGGAGTTGAAACGGGAGATTGACCCCCAGGTGATTTTGCAACATCTCTATCACCAAACGGCTTTGCAATCGACTTTTGGGGCTATTTTGCTGGCTTTGGTAGACCAGCAACCTCGTCAGCTTACGTTGCGTCAATTGTTGCAGCATTTTTTGAATTTTAGAGAGCAAACTCTGACTCGCCGCTATACGCATGAGTTGCAAAAAACTGAGGATCGTTTGCACGTTGTTGAGGGTTTATTGGCGGCTCTTTCTAATTTGGATAGATTAATTGAAATTTTGCGATCTAGCCCAGATGGGACAACGGCGAAGGTAAGTTTGGGCACTCGGTTGCATTTGAGTGAGCGTCAAGCTGATGCGATTTTGGCGATGCCAATGCGCCGGCTAACTGGTCTGGAACGGCAAAATTTACAAACAGAATTTAATGAACTCACGCAAAGAAGGCAACAGTTAAAGTTATTGCTGGATGACCGAGGTGAGTTACTAAAGGCGCTGAAAAAAGATTTGCGTTCCCTGAAGAAAAAGTACGGAGATGAGCGGCGGACGCGCATTGTCAAGGTTTCTGCGGTGTCTGCACCACCACCGGCATCTAGTAAAAAAGGGGACGGAAGCAAACGGGCAGAACCCGAAGCTAAAAAGGGGAAAAAGGCTGAGGTGGTTGAAAGTCTGCCCTCAGTGCCGGTGGAAGAGGCGGTTTTGGAGATGACACAGCGGGGTTATGTGCGCCGGCTGCCGGTGGAACAAAACGGGAAGAAGAAAGGCAAAAAGGTTGAAGTGGCGGTGGCGGAAGATGTGGTTTTAAGTGTGCCGGCAAAGACAAATCAGGATATTTTGGTTTTGACTCGCACGGGTAAGGCTTTTTCTCTGAAGGTGGGGGATGTGCCTGACTCCTCGCAGGCAGGGCGCCTCCGCCACAGTAAGGGCACTCCTCTAGTGACTTTGTTGCCGGCTTCTGCTCAAAGTGATCCTGATGGCATTGTGGCGACTTTTGTTATTGATGATTATCTTGACAAAATGACGCTGATTATGGTAAGCGAACAAGGACGCATTAAACGGATTCCGCTTTTGGAGTTGGAGAGCGTTTCGGCGCGGGGTTTGGTGGTGATGAAGTTGAAAGACGATGATGCGTTGGTTTATGCGGAGTTGGCCGGTGCGGGAGGTGACGTAATTTTGGCGACTTCGGGGGGCCGGTTGTTGCGTTTTCCGTTGTCTGAGGAACAGTTGCCGGTGACTGGACGTGGGGCCCAAGGTTTGCAGGGGGTACGGTTGAGTAATGAGCATTTGGTGGGCTGTGCGGTGGTTTCTCCTGGTTCTGAGTTGTTGTTGGTAACGCAGTTGGGTTATGCCAAGCGGATGATGCTGAAGTCAGTACGAACGGCCAAACGCGGTGATATCGGCACTCAAATGATCCGGTTTGGCAGTAAAACCGATTCTTTGGCGGCGATGGTTTTGGTGTCAGGGGGTGAGGTGATGGTGGTTTCTTCCTTTGATCGGGTGTTGCGTGTGCCGGTGGGTGAGGTTGCGCCTGGGATGAAGGATGATGCGGGTAGCCGGTTGCGTGTTTTGAATGCTGGGGAAAAGGTTGTTTCTGTAAGGGCGATCAGGGTTGAATAG